In Rhodamnia argentea isolate NSW1041297 chromosome 1, ASM2092103v1, whole genome shotgun sequence, the genomic window TGGCTTCAAAATCACTGCTTGTGCTCTCCAACAAGCTTATCAAGAAGCCCTAAGCCGTAACCTCAAAGTGAAAGGTGTCCTCGTCACCAACCCTTCGAACCCGCTCGGCACGACGATGACCCGAGCCGAGCTCGACCTCCTCATGGATTTCATCGTTGAGAAGCAAATCCATCTTGTCAGCGACGAGATTTACTCGGGCACCGTTTTTAGCTCTCCAAACTATACAAGTATCATGGAGGTTCTTGCGAAGTACAAGAAAGCCGAGGTTTGGGATAGAGTCCACGTCGTGTACAGCCTCTCCAAGGACCTCGGCGTCCCGGGATTTCGTGTCGGAGCTATATACTCGAACAACGACTCGATCGTCGCTGCGGCAACCAAGATGTCGAGCTTCGGGCTCGTCTCATCGCAGACCCAGTACTTCCTCTCCGCGCTCCTCTCAGACAAGAAGTTCACCAGGAACTACATCTCTGAGAACAAGAAGAGGCTGAAAAAGCGGCACGCATCGCTCGTCTCGGGCCTCCAGAAGGCAGGCATAAGCTGCCTCAAGAGCAACGCGGGGTTGTTCTCCTGGGTCGACATGCGGCACCTGTTGAGTTCGAACACGTTCGAAGCGGAAATGGAGTTGTGGAAGAAGATCGTGCACGACGTGAAGCTGAACATCTCACCGGGGTCGTCGTGCCACTGCAGCGAGCCGGGATGGTTCCGAGTGTGCTTCGCGAACATGACCGAAGAAACCCTTGAGATCGCCATCCGGCGCATCAAGGCATTCGTCGAGTCCGCCTCTAGAGGCCAAGATAAGGTCATTAGTAGCCAAAGGTCTAGGAACGTGAACTCGAGAAAGAAGTCGTTTTCCAAGTGGGTTTTCCGGCTACCGTTCCACGACCGTGAGGCCGGCGAACGATAGCCCGGTGActacttctttctttcttttttcttggagcATATTCTTGCATGGACCGGATCCAAAGTCATGTGGAAGCCACGTGACTGAGATGGAAAGGAGTTCATGATGAGGATCACTCCAagtggaaattttcatttggtttttTTGGACATAGAACCTCAATCTttacattgaaaaataaaaataaaaggaggaagaagaaggtgatggtgatgtaattttccctttttttcatcGTAATTTTTTGGGgtgatttcctatttttttccccccttatCAGTGTAGAAAAATTgcactctattttttttttttgttgaagacGTAAATACTATAGAGTAGATGAAGTACAGTAGCTCAGGGGCATCCCCAGCATTACAAGTAGAgctaataattaaaaaagatggAGCTAGGAAGTCTCCACATAGTAGCCAAAAGTACATTTGTCTAGGAAGGTcgaattttttggtaaaatcAAGCTCTACCTCTTATATTTTTACGCACCTTGGCCAAAATAATATGGATGTCAATTGACTTGTTTAGAAGTGTAAGGAGTTGGAGTTCTTCCGTGAACGatggaattattattatttttttgtcctccATTAAGCTGATGGTAATATGTGATTTGATAATGAGGGTTTTTGCCCCCTTGTCCTACATATAAAATAGTAGCATGTGCTTgcattctccaaaaaaaaaattataataataaatcaACTCATTGGATGAGCAAATCCACGAATAGAATCCCATATCTTGCTTTTAAAGGCTAAGGAGATTTTGTCGCGTGCAAGAGTGGCGGGGCGGCGAGATATGCGGCCTTGAGGCGGTGGTTGGTCGTTGCCGGGCGGCCGACCATCAATACAGGCTGTCTTGAAGAACCGACTTTTGGCGGTGGTTATGTTTCCATCACGCTGACTCATCGCGGGGTTTTAGCCgtgtgaggaggaggaggagcttttAATTATTTGACCCCCAAGCTTGGGGTGTGACTTTTGCGTTGGGGGTCGAGACGCACCAAAATGTCAAAAGAACATACCTATGTTTAGGGGGTTTGGCTACCGACACATTTCTCATCAAGAATGTAGTTTTCATGGTACATAAGTCCTATATAGGACTTAAGGAAGACACAATAGCTTTTTGCCCTTGACCCTTGGTCATAGTTACACTCATGCCACTCGATTTGAGTCAGGCGCTTTCGGATCGTAAAACTTACTCCTGATAATCATTCGGGCATAGGGTGCATTTGAGTTCAGCATTTGCAAATGACTTTGAGCCTCCAAAGGCTTGTATGCCAAAGCTGAGGCGTTTGGCAACATAATTTCAGGAGGCCTTTTGAGTCAAAGTTAGCATTTCCAAAGTCCCCAATGTGATTGTCACCCAGCATTGGCTTCGAGCATTCTTATAAAGCCGCTTAGGGGTTAATTTAtgtttctcttccaacttttccCTCTCTAAACTACCTAAATTCCAAGTGTGCCCTCACCCTCACTTTGCTGTGCACATGTGATCGGCGTCGCTTGATGTCGGGGCAAGCTAAAATTGAACCTCTAGTGACCTCAAGCAAGGGGCGCGTGGGGTTGAACGACCTTGGTGGGGCATCGCTTGGGGTTGCGATGGAATGTCGCCAGAGCCGGAAGCTGGGTCGGCTAATCTGCCGGCCCTTAGGCGAGCTCATTTAGtcctttttttattcccttaatcttcagatttattttttaggttggATATCAGAGTCTGTAGAACAAGTGTTTGTCAAACCCTATTTGCATCTCATGAAAACCCTTAGGCTCAAAACCCTTTACATTATGCAAAGACTTTTGACAAATGCTCTCCCACAAGCACCCTTAAATGTTTCGGGTTGTTCAAATATATTCTTCAACTTCCAACGAATAAAATCTAGAATATTATGAAAAGGGTGTATCATCAAAAGACGGAGATCCTCTCCAATTAGAAGGTAGATTGACGTCTTCAATATAATGAGTTCTAAACCAGCACAATGAATTTGAATATATGAGGCATGCCACCTTCCCTTTGAGGCTGAAAAAGGTAAGACTTTTCGAGGGTGCACTCTGTCATATGTCGGTATAATTGACTCTGTTCATCGCATTGTGAAGGACGCGATTTAAATTATAAAACAAATTTCATACACAGGTGTACATTATATTTGGAGAGAGGACTGTGGCTATGATTTGATCTTTTAatgtaaaaatattattgagtttttttttttttttttgtttaatcacGTCCTACATAATTCACAAAGTCAATGAGATGTTTAATCAGAAACCAAAGAAAGACATGGCCAAAGCCAGTTCGTCCAACACGCACGCTTCGATCTTGAGTGAGTTTGCTTGCCAATAAGCTCAAAAGTCAAGAACTACGCTTCGACGTTCCTCGTAAAAAGCGGCGCTCAAAACGTTCTTGTCATAAAGTTACGCGTCTTTGCGGCTATTTGGCAAGGCTTCACCTGAATCTGAATCTTACCTTTTATTAATAGTTTTTTAATGAATAGTGAGATTATGTTTGATTTATAATCATGTCGATGActtgaaattattaaatttcTAGTGGGTGGTAAGTGGTAACTTGAAGGTCACGTGTTCCCACTTGGATTTGCCGACCCAATGCCCACCGGATCTATAGTACCTGAGGACATCATTCCCCCATTTTAATGGAGTGGGGGACCCCTTTTACTGTaagcacttttgctaatttgtCTCCTTAAGCCGACAACTATTACAATAAAGTAAAGAGATTATGCTCAAACAGTCGGCAATATGGTCGCCAGACATGTGAGCTGTTGAGGGATTAGTAAACAAAATAACAGACATAATGGTGAGATATCTCCAAATGGTGTGACCAATTTGGCTTATCTAATCACAAACTATCAATGTATTCTTAAATCTGCCTCAAGTCCAAAAATCGACATTAGTTTCTTCATAATTACTACTACCAGGGCCAGATAGAGATTCATTGTCAGAACTTGCACCTTCACCATCACCATAACCTTCTTGCCGAACAAACGTACTCTCCTAATGCTGATAGTTTTGAAGAAATCAGAGGCAATATTTGGGCGTGGGGCAGATTTAGGGTTAGAGTGAAAGTTGGTGATGCACAATTGTGGTTGAATCCGAACTTGAGGATTTTTTAGGGAATCGGGCCTGTTTATAGCAAACAAACCGAAAATAGAAGCCAACTACTTGGGGGCAATTTGTTAGGGATAAGGACGGATCTACATGGTAAGTTGTAGGGACAATTTGTTAAAAACATGTGTTGAcgttaaaatttaatttagaacTTTTCAATGAGGCCACCAGAAATTTGATGGGAAAGAAAAAGTTAGCtattttctcactttttttttttttggtcattttgccTCCACAATAAGAATATCTGTAGACATATGTATGATTGTGTAGGTTTTAATCGCTAAACATGTTTGGAAatttactcaattttttttcttaccaagCACAAAAATGTTGCATTCACTATCTTAATCCATAGATCTTATCTAAGTTTTGTTGTCTACTGCCTTTGTCTCCACTAACCAAAAAATCTACATCCAACAAAGGAAAATATGATCCAACTATCTAGTCCGTAtctcttgtctttttttctttcttttttataagtagagagagagagagagagaggtgactAGCAATAGCCAACTCTGATAGGCATTATCATCATGGTCCCACACCTGCTACGGAATATTCCCTTTGAATTATAATTACACACGCCATTTGTGACCAGGGGGTCTACGGTTAGCTAGCCCATGGCCACAAACCCATTAAGATGCTAACAACATGAGATATGTTGCGATTAGGTAACACAGCTGGAGTCGCTCAAAGTTTCACTCACGATATTAATCTAACTTTTGATCTCAAGAAAGACATGCGGCCCTTTTACCATTAATCCAACCATTTTGGTGGTAGTCACTTGCCTTTATTGAGTATACCGTCAGATGTGTGCCATATGTGCAAGTTCATCCATTGACATCGAGCACTAGACCTTAATATGAGGTCTAACAGGATTTTCCTATAAAGCATTTAGTTATATGAACCACTATATATGAAGCTTATATCCGCGTTTTCTCCCTTCACATTTTGAATGAAGCTTTTAGGTTGGAGATTCTCACATGATATTGTCAGATGTGTGCCATATGTGCAAGTTCATCCATTGACATCGAGCACTAGACCTTAATATGAGGTCTAGCAGGATTTTCCTATAAATCATTTAGTTATATGAAACACTATATATGAAGCTTATATCCGCATTTTCTCCCTTCACATTTTGAATGAAGCTTTTAGGTTGGAGATTCTCACATGATATTTGAGCGAGGTTTGCACGTGAGAAGAAATGTTAAATATCACACATTGTTTGTCTACAAGGATTATATAGGTCTATATACATGCGATCATCATTCACCTAATAGTTTTAAGTTTTTTGGTGTGATATATAATAGTCCATACACCTAAGCCGGCCAACGGTGATAAACTCTTTTAAAATTTACCATTTGTGTATTATTATGTACAAATAATCAACCGTCTACTAGCCTTTCAACAGGTCGTGCATTTGATCAATCATTTGAGATATGTCAAGACGCTGCCGGAGGCACCGCGTGATGTAGAGGATCCACGTCCAACTTCCTTTGATTCGAACTAAGCTCTTAAAATTATGCATGTCAATATGAACTATGAGTGTACAACCACGCAAcacaaaaaaattcccaatGAAAATGAACGAGAGAAGATTACAAATTTACAACCCTATTCATGTCATGATGtctaggagtttttttttttttttgtcaaagtaatatttcattcatatcaaccaaaaaaataagagagagagagagacgaagcATCCCAATCCAACCGCtgtaacttcaaaacaaaacaagctccaGATAATAAGATGAATCATCAGAATAAAGATATGAGCCATAAAGTTGACATTCCTTGgatgatgaaaaatattggtAAGGGAATCATCTCCAAATTAccatttttttaatccaattttcttttatatattacACAAAAGTGATATTTTTTTCGCTTAAGCTGCATAATATGCGGCTGACCACATTGGCAATTTATGAAATTGCTAGAATCTATTAAGGTGCCAATCAGCCCGACTAGGGAAAGATTAGGTGGATACAATATATTAGTTAGGACTAATTCTAATATGTAACATAAAGAgatctttttaagttttttcatCCTCAATTCAACAACTTAATTCATAAGAAAATGCTATATCAAATATTAGAATTCCGAAACTGGCCAAATCTTGTAGTATACGACTGAAATCTTagtaaataatatatatatatatatatatatatatatatatatatataaatgacaCACAGTAATCATAGGAGGAATCTTGGTCGACTTTCATGCCCTATTGACCAAAAGCACGTGCCATGGGAACCGCCTGGATTTGCTGGTGGTCGGCTAAGCCTCGTTCGACTTATGTCTCTTAAttgtttttttgccctttttggtcCACAAATATAATGGTCAACTTGATTTTCCTTAAACTAGTCAGTTCAGCAACTATGATATTCGGGGGCGGCAGGATTCTTCACGGCTTTCGCCAATcctcaatttttgcaattaacaGAAGAACCAAAATAAATTGTTTGTTGTGTGcactttttaaattaatttagggGTTGTTACGCAAGTGACTTCATTTGTCAAATTAGGATACCTTATTCTACGCCCTTTATTTTTAAGAGAGCTATTATCCCGATAGTCTGCTTCTACGGTCAGTTATTTCCTATTACACAATCTATTaatcaataagtgttttatgcaaattaTGTGATAATGGTATGTGagtctacggttgagattgtactatACTTGATCGTATGGTCGGGGaagcatttcttatttttaagtGTCACTATAGCATTgactccataaaaaaaaaaagggattggcCCCAAAAAGAGTAACCAACTTTAGGAAATAGGATTAAATTTCCCTAATAACCAATTGGCTAAGGACACTATTATTTCCAAATAATCCTGATGACtggggaaaaaggaagagagcaCTAGGCAGGAACAGAAGAGAACCTGCTTCCGACATGCACTTTTAACACATCGCCATCAAAATGAGACAGAAACACAAGAATCTCTGTAGGTATTGCTCTAGCAAACCTTATAGGGACAGTCACAGAGAAGCAATACATGGTGAAAACCCTAACGGTACACCAACTACAATAATTTTTcgagttcattcatttttcacgaaacaaacggagactAAATGAAAATCCTAATCACTTCTTCTAATTTGTCAAGTGCGCACATACAAACAAGAGACAAGTAATTTGAGGCCTTGGATTGCTCTGTCCTCATCAAGTCTCTACAACGATTACATACAGTATATGAACTCCAGCAATTATCACTTATCACCAATGTAATAAGGAGATCATTAAGTTCGTTTAGATCTGTTATCGCTCGGAATATCGAAGGCTCTTAGAATAAGTCGTACCCTGACTCGTTAAATGACATCAACATGTTTCTCGCAATTGGCATTGAGAATCTGACATTGTATGAGCCAAAAATGAGACAGTTTCTGCAGTCCAAGGCCAGGATTGGACGGTTTGGATTAATAATGACGGCATGGGTGGCATGTGGGCGTCACATGAAACCAGGATAGAGGGAGGAAACAGAAGACACCCTGCATATGTTTTTGGAGAGTGTGGGAAGGACGTTTCGCAATTAATAACTAGGAAAATGAAGTGGATCGCCATTGATGAAGCTTGGAGAGAACCTCGTGCACCTGCGGGGAGTATGTGATTGCTGTTGGTGGGGTTGGGGTTGAGGTCGAGGAGGACAAGGATGGTCGCGGAGAACATGATTGCTGGTGAGCGCGCTTCCTTTTGTGTCCCCAGGTGTTCCCTAGCTCTCTTTGCCGTCCTCTTTCAATACTCAATAGCTGTTCTTGCTCAACAAATAGATGTCTTAGAAAGCTTGAGAACTTAAGGCAAGGACTTCCGCTTAAGGAGTCACTCTACTTTGAGAGGAAAATTTCTTGCATGGACCTGGACCCAGTGGACATCAACTACAACTATTGATTATGCAGACCCTACAATGGCTGTGATAGCACCCAGTTCCTGGACCAGAGATCTGGGCAAGAACATCCCTCTTCGAGGACCCAAATTTTTTACCGCCCATTCCAAAATTTTGAGGGATTTTTGAGTTTAAAGGAGCGAATCATTTAGGCTCTTAATGttagggtgtggttcatactccccttTGAGAGCTGCAGGGTGCTAATTACAGTGGAATTATCTGCTGgacgtaaccctagtttaagggtgaatcaggataaaatcttgtatttctatttctttttcttgcttttttgcgctttactttgttgtgattgtgcgccgGATGCATATCAATCTTAGATGCATGAAATTATTCTAAATTAAATGTCTTGCTTCATGGACCCAGTGGTTGAAGAGCATTAGGATGAAGGCTCCTGGAACATGTAAACATTCATTTGAAGGGATATTTTTTTGGTGCACTTGAAACATTGGATGAATAAGACTATTACGCGTTATTACCTTATATCATAAGTCTTACAACGAATAAAACTGTTTTGCTAGCCCGATATTATTTGCTCTGGCCGTGGCTTAACTGTGCTTGGAAAAGCTTAAAATACGTTGTGCTAATTTAAGATTGTACGAGACTTATCTACCGTGAACGGCCCATAATTAGGCCATGCAAGATTGAAGACGTATTTGGACCAAATATGACGGAGACCGTCCAAATATATTCCTTATGGATCAATCATGTAgccacaatcaaatcaaacttAGAAAAAAGGTTTAAAtgctttaattaaaaaagaaaggctTTGATGCGACAAATGAATTTTGCAAAACACACGACATTCAACCAGATAGACAAGTTTGCATAAGTAGAAACTTTTAGGGGAGATCGAAGTCTGGAAAGCATCCATCAAGCTAGAGTATAGGCATGCTCACGAAACAACACTAAGAAATCAAAATCGAAATGTCTCAAAAGTGACATTTCACGCCGGTGAGATATATTGAGTTGGCTAGCCAGGATCTTCACTTCCAGCTCAACACTTGCAATCACAACGCCTGGTAACTCCTTCGTTACCAAGTGCTAAAAATTTCAACCCGATcgctcttttgtttttgaaaaaattaaatttctttattAATATGCCACTTCTTCCACACATTTATATACAATCTAGAATGGGAAATAGCTAATAGTTAGGACTCATTAAAAAATCATGTAGTATATAccttatttgtctatttttatcTTGCCTCAGTAGATTATCGAGTTACACATACATTACCTTGGGCTAAActaaaaaatgactattttgaaAATCGGTGTCTCAACAAACTTCTCTTGTCATTTATCCAGAAGGATTTGCCCGACAAAGTGCGATACATCAGCTATTTTTTCACGAAAAGATTACATGATTGGAGCAACTTTCTGGGAACCAAGTGTCTCCAATGGTTGGGACATGTCGCTCTTTAACCAGGTGAACTTTTAAGGTGGGTTTCATGGTCtctttttgttgatttgttttcttctcctgcTTTCAAAGTGCGTGATGCATAGAACTGACAACATTTTTGGGGTTGTCCTGCCTTAAAATCACCCAATCTAACCCTCTttctatctaattttttttgtagatgCTAGGAGAAGAGCCCATGAGAAAGTAGCTAACGCTCTCTTACTCTTCTTTAACTGTAGTCGAGGGTTAGTGCAGTCGTTTGCTTTGAACATTCAAAGTATTAGCGAAAAAGGTAATTTAAATAAATGCTTTCCCGATAGTACTGTTAGGGACGGTACAAATTCAACTGTAAATCTATTCActatcaccgcgtgttttgcataaagcactcatttaATAAGATATAGAATCTTTAATAGAGAAAAAGCCGCTCAGAagtttggttcaattttttcaatcacCACAGCAGTTTACCAAAAATATGCTTGCCCTCCTCATTCAAATAAGACCTATTCGTCATTTGGTTGATAGAGGAATAACACTCTTTGATAGTATAACCGCCATTGAGCTATTGAATGAAATCAAAATCTTCTGAAAAATTTAGAGATGCAAACCATCTGTTATATCCTCTCTGCCAAGACTATAACCTAATTCCCAATAGTTGGCGAAGTTTATTCCAAACATTTAAATTGTTGAAGTTCATATATGAACTGGttcttttcaaaatgaaagaaactcGAGCTAGAAAATGTCGAATTTCCTTCTGTGATGTGACTGGTTACATCTGAAttttcaaagcatggagaactAATTTCGTCACCCCGCCTGTGAATTGCAAGTTCAAGTTGTAAACCATTCGACCCTTAGGCTTCGTATGtatagcgaaaaataaatagtttGAAAAACACTTCTCTAAAAACGATTTCTTGGACCGgctaaaataattagtcaacgagAAAGGTGTTGATTAACAATAATAATTCATGTTTCTCCATATGTTCATGGACAGCAAACATCTTTTTCGTTAAGTGGTACAAACGGtcgttttcaagaaaatattttttgaatgcGAAAAAACCGAAGCCTTAATTCTGAAAGAGCTGAAGAATTTGCATTCTGCAACAAACTATTTATGATCGAGATGTTTATACTATATAGTAcaagttaataatttttttcatcgtcGTGCAAGCTTCATGACCCGGTCGTTTCGCCTTCAAATCAGACAGTATTAATCTTCCGGCTGGGTGGCATTGGATGAACGGCGAGAGGTCATAGCAAGCGAGAGCCAAAGCCGTTGCGTCACTTGAGGTGTCCAAAGTTGTCAGAAGGACCCTCAAAATCTGtgcaaaataatcaaatagtctTTCGTTGTATTATAACGCACGAAGAGAATGACAGATGTAAGAACAGTTGCTGATACAAAAATAGCAGCTAGCCACAAATCCCACCAAAGTTGACATCAATAtacttgttttccttttggagAAGCAAAGCCTCACCCTGCTTTTCTACATCATGTTAAGTTTGTTAACGATTCCATCTGCATGTTGACTTGTGTATACAAACGTTGTTTTGCACATTTAAATACACTGCATGCGTAACTTTCGATTATTTGTCATCTTCAATGCATCATATGGGATTTTCTTAGCAATGCATACTGAGGATGGAGTGGATCGGCACTCGCATTATTAGTGCGCCATAGGTTAAGCAAGTCGTCATATTCCATatttaaggaggaaaaaagagcaACAAATATCGTTAAAACTTTCCGACCTTATAATTATATCTACTATATGATATTCTCGACTAATTAAATCTACTTATCGCATGGTAAAGGACTCGGTTCAAGTTTATAAAAccacttttaaatttttgtttcagtTTCACTGTTATAAAAAGCAAACgttattgagttttttttatttgatttttctgtaTTCACGTCTTATATTTTTCATAAAGCTAATGAGATGTTAagtcaaaaaagggaaaaaaaaaatggtttggtTATTCCAAAGTCACTTCACCCAATATCCAATACGCAAGCTGAGATCACGAGTTTTGTTTCCAAATAGCTTGAAAGTCAAAGAAGATATTGCTTTAATATTTCTTGTCATAAAGTCACGCGGTTTGAATCtgaatcttaattttttttcttaaaatttattcataataattaattaaattaatctaTTGATTTATAATTATGAGGCTGATTTGTAATTATTAAACTTCTAATGGGTGATGACTTCAAGGTCAGGTGTTTGTGTCCACACTTGCGTTTGCCGACCCAGTAGTGCCTGCCTTATCTTTAGTACTAGCGGAAATCATACACCTAGATTAATGGAGTGGGCCTCGTTTTAACCCCACGCGCTTTTGCCATCTGTCTTCCTAATCCGACATTTTTAACAGTAAAAACATAGATTATGGTTAAACAGTCGAACAATATGGTCACGAGACATGTGAGCTGCTAAGGGATTAGTAAACAGAATTAGCAGACATAATAGTGAgatatttcaattaatgaatgctttatgcaaaatgcACGGTGAATATATGTAGATCTACAGTTGAAATTGTACCGTCCCTAATAGTAATGTAGCATCTCCTTTGGAGTAAATGGATGTATGATTCTAAAGGTTTCAATTGCTAAAAACAAATAATATATATTGAAAGTTTACTTAACGTTCTATCTTGTTCGAGCACAAAAATATCGTATTTACTATCTTAATCGATAGATCTTATTTACTTTTGGTTGTCTATTGACTTTGTCCCAACTAACAAAAGAACTCTAGATCCATCCTAATTCGAGATGTAGGAAAATATGGCCCATCTCATCCTGTCTCTTGCCTTCATTCCTATTTGTTAATTGAAAATACCGTAATCGGAATTTCGTAAACGGGATATGTCACGGTTAAACAACGCACGAGTTGCTTAGATGTTCGCTCACGGTATTAATCAAACTTGTGATCTTGTAGAAGAC contains:
- the LOC115747076 gene encoding 1-aminocyclopropane-1-carboxylate synthase 3; this translates as MRLLLSGKAKCNSHGQDSSYFLGWQEYEKNPYDQARNPQGIIQMGLAENQLSFDLLESWLSENQDIAGFKRNGESIFRELALFQDYHGLPEFKQALVQFMEEIRGNKVGFNPNKIVLTAGATSANETLIFCLAEAGDAILIPTPYYPGFDRDLKWRTGAEIVPIHCTSSNGFKITACALQQAYQEALSRNLKVKGVLVTNPSNPLGTTMTRAELDLLMDFIVEKQIHLVSDEIYSGTVFSSPNYTSIMEVLAKYKKAEVWDRVHVVYSLSKDLGVPGFRVGAIYSNNDSIVAAATKMSSFGLVSSQTQYFLSALLSDKKFTRNYISENKKRLKKRHASLVSGLQKAGISCLKSNAGLFSWVDMRHLLSSNTFEAEMELWKKIVHDVKLNISPGSSCHCSEPGWFRVCFANMTEETLEIAIRRIKAFVESASRGQDKVISSQRSRNVNSRKKSFSKWVFRLPFHDREAGER